A region of Halalkaliarchaeum desulfuricum DNA encodes the following proteins:
- a CDS encoding 50S ribosomal protein L10: MSSEARQTETIPEWKREEVDAVVDFLESYESVGVVGVTGIPSRQLQAMRRELHGSAELRMSRNTLVVRALEEVDEGLETLTQYVAGEVALVGTNDNPFGLYQQLEESKTPAPINEGEVAPNDIVIPEGDTGVDPGPFVGELQQVGASARIMDGSIKVTEDSTVLSEGEVVSDQLASVLAELGIEPKEVGLDLKGVYSEGVLFESEELSIDVDEYRADIESAAAAARNLSVNASYPTARTAPTLIAKATGDAKAVGLFAEIESPDVVPDLIGKADGQLRALAARIDDEEALPEALQGVDAPEAETETKEEQVDEDETEDAEEVPEDGDDEDDDEDDDEDGAEGLGAMFG, from the coding sequence ATGAGCTCGGAGGCCCGTCAAACGGAGACGATCCCCGAGTGGAAGCGGGAGGAAGTCGACGCAGTCGTCGACTTCCTCGAGTCCTACGAGTCGGTCGGCGTCGTGGGCGTCACCGGCATCCCGAGCCGGCAGCTGCAGGCGATGCGCCGGGAGCTGCACGGCTCCGCGGAGCTTCGCATGAGCCGGAACACGCTCGTCGTCCGTGCGCTGGAGGAGGTCGACGAGGGGCTGGAGACGCTGACCCAGTACGTCGCCGGCGAGGTCGCCCTCGTCGGGACCAACGACAACCCGTTCGGCCTCTACCAGCAGCTCGAGGAGTCGAAGACCCCCGCCCCGATCAACGAGGGCGAGGTTGCGCCGAACGACATCGTCATCCCCGAGGGGGACACCGGCGTCGACCCGGGACCGTTCGTCGGCGAGCTCCAGCAGGTGGGGGCCTCGGCCCGCATCATGGACGGCTCGATCAAGGTAACCGAGGACTCGACGGTGCTCTCGGAGGGTGAAGTCGTTTCCGACCAGCTCGCGAGCGTGCTCGCCGAGCTCGGTATCGAACCGAAGGAGGTCGGACTCGACCTCAAGGGCGTCTACTCCGAGGGCGTGCTGTTCGAGTCCGAGGAACTCTCGATCGACGTCGACGAGTACCGCGCGGACATCGAGTCCGCCGCCGCCGCCGCTCGGAACCTCTCGGTCAACGCGTCGTACCCGACCGCAAGGACGGCCCCGACGCTCATCGCGAAGGCGACCGGCGACGCGAAGGCGGTCGGTCTGTTCGCCGAGATCGAGAGCCCGGACGTCGTTCCGGACCTCATCGGCAAGGCCGACGGTCAGCTCCGCGCGCTCGCCGCGCGGATCGACGACGAGGAGGCGCTCCCCGAAGCGCTGCAGGGCGTCGACGCGCCCGAAGCCGAAACGGAGACAAAAGAGGAACAGGTCGACGAAGACGAGACGGAAGACGCCGAAGAAGTCCCCGAAGACGGCGACGACGAGGACGACGACGAGGACGACGACGAGGACGGTGCCGAGGGGCTCGGCGCGATGTTCGGATAA
- the rpl12p gene encoding 50S ribosomal protein P1 yields the protein MEYVYAALILNETGEEINEDNITAILESAGADVDESRVKALIAALEDVDIEEAIETAAAAPAAGAAAAGDADETDEVEEVDEPEDEEADEAEDEEDDEEEASGEGLGELFG from the coding sequence ATGGAATACGTTTACGCAGCACTCATCCTGAACGAGACGGGCGAAGAGATCAACGAAGACAACATCACCGCGATCCTGGAGTCGGCCGGCGCCGACGTCGACGAGTCGCGCGTCAAGGCGCTCATCGCGGCGCTCGAGGACGTCGACATCGAGGAGGCCATCGAGACGGCCGCAGCCGCGCCCGCCGCGGGCGCCGCGGCAGCCGGCGACGCGGACGAAACCGACGAGGTCGAGGAAGTCGACGAGCCCGAAGACGAGGAAGCCGACGAGGCCGAAGACGAGGAGGACGATGAGGAAGAGGCCTCCGGAGAGGGCCTCGGCGAACTCTTCGGCTGA
- a CDS encoding NAD(P)/FAD-dependent oxidoreductase: MERVDVAIVGGGPAGSSAAHAAASGGAETLVCERGVPRADREGLGPDSTDAAGILNYWVDIMGIHPDEFPDGVVQRTLDRAEFVGPNTKATLYGTGIDSSYEHFGYTFHRARFDDWLRERAENAGAEYRVGVSVKDVRTDLSAGPGTADPRHEMDLASGETIGADFLVLADGPQRTVTNRVLDRFLPEGRTASEILASRDVNHIAYQEYRRFPEEAFADVDASIRFWWGVMPGHTAYPWVFPNNDRVCRVGLTMPIGLDIDDVEARDSYRLLRPEDDSIPGGSEYIHRLLEWQYGDKYDIEDEFPIVDGTGKRNGTETYSISSTSPIESPVEAGIAVAGGAMGSTSAFHEGGDHVAVRTGAIAGELAAAGDLSTYNDRWHEAIGDEVLRNLTMAEVVRGYTPDDWDRVISCADAMLAAEAGRGLVERTYSAGFQAAKLVLSYKWQKRKLRGAYAQLTEDEYVYTS, from the coding sequence ATGGAACGCGTCGACGTCGCGATCGTCGGAGGCGGACCGGCCGGCTCTTCGGCGGCACATGCGGCCGCCAGCGGTGGAGCGGAGACGCTCGTCTGCGAGAGGGGCGTCCCCCGCGCCGACCGCGAGGGGCTCGGTCCCGACTCGACGGACGCCGCAGGTATCCTGAATTACTGGGTCGATATCATGGGGATCCATCCCGACGAGTTCCCCGACGGGGTCGTCCAGCGCACGCTCGATCGAGCGGAGTTCGTCGGGCCGAACACGAAGGCGACGCTGTACGGGACTGGGATCGATTCCTCGTACGAGCATTTCGGCTACACCTTCCACCGGGCCAGGTTCGACGATTGGCTCCGGGAACGGGCCGAAAACGCCGGTGCGGAGTATCGTGTCGGCGTCTCGGTGAAGGACGTTCGAACAGATCTCTCGGCCGGTCCGGGGACTGCCGATCCCAGACACGAGATGGATCTGGCGTCGGGCGAGACGATCGGCGCCGATTTCCTCGTGCTCGCGGACGGCCCCCAGCGAACCGTCACGAACCGCGTGCTCGATCGGTTCCTCCCCGAGGGACGGACTGCCTCGGAGATTCTCGCCTCGCGGGACGTCAACCACATCGCCTATCAGGAGTACCGGCGATTCCCCGAGGAGGCGTTCGCGGACGTCGACGCGAGCATTCGGTTCTGGTGGGGCGTGATGCCCGGCCACACCGCCTATCCGTGGGTGTTTCCGAACAACGATCGGGTGTGTCGCGTCGGGCTGACGATGCCGATCGGCCTCGACATCGACGACGTCGAGGCCCGTGATTCCTACAGGTTGCTCCGCCCCGAAGACGACAGCATCCCTGGCGGCAGCGAGTACATCCATCGGCTGCTGGAGTGGCAGTACGGCGACAAGTACGACATCGAGGACGAGTTCCCCATCGTCGACGGGACCGGAAAACGGAACGGCACGGAGACGTACTCGATCTCTTCGACCAGCCCGATCGAATCGCCGGTGGAGGCAGGGATCGCCGTGGCAGGCGGGGCGATGGGGTCGACGTCGGCGTTCCACGAGGGGGGCGATCACGTCGCCGTCCGGACCGGCGCGATCGCCGGCGAACTGGCCGCAGCTGGGGACCTCTCCACCTACAACGACCGTTGGCACGAGGCGATCGGGGACGAGGTGCTCCGGAACCTCACGATGGCAGAGGTGGTTCGCGGATACACGCCGGACGACTGGGATCGTGTCATCTCGTGTGCCGACGCGATGCTCGCGGCTGAGGCCGGGAGGGGGCTCGTCGAGCGGACGTATTCGGCCGGGTTCCAGGCCGCCAAACTGGTGCTTTCATACAAGTGGCAAAAGCGGAAGCTCCGTGGCGCGTACGCACAGTTGACCGAAGACGAGTACGTGTACACGTCCTGA
- a CDS encoding methytransferase partner Trm112, with protein sequence MKESLLDILCCPVDKADLELDVEDRTDEEILEGSLTCTECDEVYPIEDGIPNLLPPDMRDEAAA encoded by the coding sequence ATGAAGGAGTCGCTACTGGACATCCTCTGTTGCCCGGTTGACAAAGCCGACCTCGAACTCGATGTCGAGGATCGAACCGACGAGGAGATCCTCGAGGGCAGTCTCACCTGCACCGAATGTGACGAGGTGTACCCGATCGAGGACGGGATCCCGAACCTCCTCCCGCCGGACATGCGCGACGAAGCGGCGGCGTGA
- a CDS encoding ArsR/SmtB family transcription factor, producing the protein MSTLTDILPTGPPTSEARTRIVEMDAEEADDVLDVLASDTRRDVYRRLLEEPATTSELADGLDTSLQNVSHHVSTLEDAELVEAVGRRYSEKGNEMVVYGPTSDPLVFVGREELHSRLDRSLSDVVAGIGLLAGGALFVQWGAYQLFSPDRAAATAIDPASYAGGSNDAGGLLVWLVFEAGEPGLLFFFACLLVAAVATVAWRR; encoded by the coding sequence ATGTCGACGCTCACCGATATCCTCCCGACAGGTCCACCGACGTCGGAGGCCCGCACCCGGATCGTCGAGATGGACGCCGAAGAGGCAGACGACGTCCTCGACGTCCTCGCGAGCGACACCCGCAGGGACGTGTATCGGCGTCTGCTGGAGGAGCCGGCGACCACCTCCGAACTGGCCGACGGCCTCGACACCTCCCTCCAGAACGTGTCCCACCACGTGTCTACCCTCGAGGACGCCGAACTCGTCGAGGCTGTGGGTCGGCGCTACTCCGAAAAGGGAAACGAGATGGTCGTGTACGGTCCGACCAGCGATCCGCTCGTGTTCGTCGGGCGAGAGGAGCTCCACTCCCGGCTCGATCGGTCGCTGTCGGACGTCGTCGCGGGCATCGGGTTGCTCGCCGGCGGAGCGCTGTTCGTCCAGTGGGGCGCCTACCAGCTGTTCTCCCCGGATCGGGCGGCGGCGACTGCGATCGATCCCGCGAGCTATGCGGGCGGGTCGAACGACGCCGGCGGGTTGCTCGTGTGGCTCGTCTTCGAGGCTGGCGAGCCGGGACTGCTCTTCTTTTTCGCCTGTCTGCTCGTCGCTGCGGTCGCGACGGTGGCGTGGCGACGGTGA
- a CDS encoding S8 family serine peptidase, producing the protein MNRREFAVALFVLASVAAVTVGIGAVALAVDNPEAGEDRTATIDDDGSIAAVHEAGVTGENVSVGVLDVTGFDQDAIDGEIAGSETFGDGQSVDGGDRHGTATAMTVARTAPDAELYLATFETPDDYASALDWMLERDVDVIVTPVAYAGTLGDGTASLDRATRDAVDRGAVVVAPTGNFAAGHWYGEYEPTDEGLHEFEVGPLNEVHGPPGRAEFWLASDAPGDYTLELHRLEDDETELVARSVAHRNESQRLTVQLDDDRYAIAVRGPDGAEVDGDVIDGDGNEIRVATTTHALADARPERSIPSPAAAPGVIGVGAIDPTTGEVEPFSGRGPTADGRLGVYVVAPSSQPTDGGPFVGTSASAAYVGGVAALVVDVGPELEPDEVRWTLASTAGSQNGVDTRAGHGRVDPAAAIAEAAERSDRNDE; encoded by the coding sequence GTGAACAGACGGGAGTTCGCGGTCGCGCTGTTCGTGCTCGCGAGCGTGGCGGCAGTGACCGTCGGCATCGGTGCCGTCGCCCTGGCTGTCGATAACCCCGAAGCGGGGGAGGACCGAACCGCGACGATCGACGACGACGGATCGATCGCGGCGGTCCACGAGGCAGGAGTGACCGGCGAGAACGTTTCGGTCGGCGTACTCGACGTCACCGGGTTCGATCAGGACGCGATAGACGGGGAGATCGCCGGAAGCGAAACGTTCGGCGACGGACAATCGGTCGACGGCGGAGACCGTCACGGTACGGCGACGGCGATGACGGTCGCCCGGACCGCCCCCGACGCGGAGCTGTATCTCGCCACGTTCGAAACACCCGACGACTACGCGTCAGCCCTCGACTGGATGCTCGAACGCGACGTCGACGTGATCGTGACCCCGGTGGCGTACGCCGGGACGCTCGGAGACGGGACCGCCAGCCTCGACCGGGCAACGAGGGATGCAGTCGATCGGGGTGCCGTGGTCGTCGCTCCGACGGGGAACTTCGCGGCCGGCCACTGGTACGGGGAGTACGAGCCGACCGACGAGGGCCTCCACGAGTTCGAGGTCGGACCACTCAACGAAGTGCACGGTCCACCGGGGAGGGCCGAATTCTGGCTCGCGTCGGACGCTCCCGGTGACTACACGCTCGAACTCCACCGCCTGGAGGACGACGAAACCGAACTCGTCGCTCGGTCGGTGGCCCACCGGAACGAAAGCCAGCGGTTGACCGTCCAGCTCGACGACGACCGCTACGCGATTGCAGTCAGAGGCCCCGACGGCGCCGAGGTGGACGGGGATGTCATCGACGGGGACGGGAACGAAATCCGGGTCGCGACCACGACGCACGCGCTGGCCGACGCCCGTCCGGAACGGAGCATACCGTCCCCCGCAGCCGCCCCGGGTGTGATCGGCGTCGGCGCGATCGATCCGACGACGGGTGAGGTGGAGCCGTTCAGCGGACGCGGTCCGACCGCTGACGGGAGGCTGGGCGTCTACGTCGTCGCGCCGAGCAGTCAGCCCACGGACGGGGGACCGTTCGTCGGCACGTCCGCATCCGCAGCCTACGTCGGCGGCGTCGCCGCCCTCGTCGTCGACGTCGGACCGGAACTGGAGCCGGACGAAGTGCGCTGGACCCTCGCGTCGACAGCCGGCTCCCAAAACGGCGTGGACACGCGGGCAGGACACGGCCGGGTCGATCCGGCAGCCGCGATCGCCGAGGCCGCAGAGCGCTCCGATCGGAACGACGAGTAG
- a CDS encoding sodium-dependent transporter has translation MARETWATRIGFILAAVGSAVGLGNIWRFPFQTGQEGGAAFLLVYLLFVVAIGFPAILVEFVIGRRTNLNAVGSLRELGGGAWRYVGWLFVVTGFVILSYYSVVAGWFARYLVVGVTDGFTVTTEAEAAELFGIVSTGLDSLVFHAIFMALVIGIVAMGVRRGIELAVKVMVPAIILFLIGLAAYGTTLDGAGAAYAYYLSPDFGVVVDNWTSLLPAAAGQAFFTLSLGMGVMITYASYLGEDRNLATDAGVIVFLDTAIAVLVGFVVFPFIFAAGTDPGQIAVGAIFFSLTQAFATLPFGTLLGIVFFGVVTIAALSSAISILEVLVSYLIDEHPIDRLPATLGAGGAIFLLGVPVTLDLVFLDLLDGLADGVLLVLGALILVVFVGWVIPDVGLSELGQGITSVDPWDDIWLWMVRLPIVIVLVVALALGALDYLEFLRVDFAAWLGS, from the coding sequence ATGGCACGCGAAACGTGGGCGACCCGCATCGGATTCATCCTGGCCGCGGTGGGGAGCGCGGTCGGGCTCGGAAACATCTGGCGTTTCCCGTTCCAGACGGGACAGGAGGGGGGCGCGGCGTTCCTGCTGGTGTATCTGCTGTTCGTCGTTGCGATCGGGTTCCCGGCGATCCTCGTGGAGTTCGTCATCGGTCGCCGGACCAACCTGAACGCGGTGGGCTCGTTGCGCGAGCTCGGTGGGGGCGCCTGGCGGTACGTCGGCTGGCTGTTCGTCGTGACCGGCTTCGTCATCCTCTCGTATTACAGCGTCGTCGCCGGCTGGTTCGCGCGGTATCTCGTCGTCGGCGTCACCGACGGCTTTACCGTCACGACTGAGGCCGAGGCCGCAGAACTGTTCGGTATCGTGTCGACGGGGCTCGACTCGCTCGTGTTCCACGCCATCTTCATGGCGCTCGTGATCGGCATCGTCGCGATGGGGGTTCGACGGGGGATCGAACTGGCGGTGAAGGTGATGGTGCCGGCGATAATCCTGTTTTTGATCGGCCTGGCGGCGTACGGGACGACGCTCGACGGCGCGGGAGCTGCGTACGCCTACTACCTCTCGCCCGACTTCGGCGTGGTCGTGGACAACTGGACGAGCCTGCTGCCGGCGGCGGCGGGGCAGGCGTTCTTCACGCTCTCGTTGGGGATGGGCGTGATGATCACCTACGCGTCGTATCTCGGCGAGGACCGCAACCTCGCGACGGACGCGGGCGTCATCGTCTTCCTCGATACAGCGATCGCAGTCCTCGTGGGCTTCGTGGTGTTCCCGTTCATCTTCGCGGCGGGGACCGACCCCGGACAGATCGCCGTCGGTGCGATCTTCTTCAGCCTCACGCAGGCGTTCGCAACGTTGCCGTTCGGCACGTTGCTCGGGATCGTGTTCTTCGGCGTCGTGACGATCGCCGCACTCTCGAGTGCGATCAGTATCCTCGAGGTGCTGGTCTCGTATCTGATCGACGAGCACCCCATCGATCGCCTCCCGGCGACGCTCGGCGCCGGGGGAGCCATCTTCCTGCTCGGCGTGCCGGTGACGCTGGATCTGGTGTTCCTCGACCTGCTGGACGGGCTCGCAGACGGCGTGTTGCTGGTGCTGGGCGCGTTGATCCTCGTCGTGTTCGTCGGCTGGGTGATTCCCGACGTGGGGCTCTCGGAGCTGGGGCAGGGGATCACGAGCGTCGACCCGTGGGACGACATCTGGCTGTGGATGGTCCGCCTCCCGATCGTGATCGTGCTGGTCGTCGCGCTCGCCCTCGGCGCGCTCGATTACCTCGAGTTCCTCAGGGTCGACTTCGCGGCGTGGCTCGGAAGTTGA
- a CDS encoding DUF7524 family protein, giving the protein MATVPVDLNRGRTHQFDVPDSVTVEGSFTVELENHGAPTHVHLNFDDDLSRIATLTDGNHYVEGDATHEVFVDVEPISEPVTGRLKVVTGYGTETEYVSVTVEPGRAGKPPVEVDESLGKPNAGKSAGSKSPDYVPLQERAEEAIPEGPQLAVGIVAAVAVVLAVIVGLSIGSTAVLVGTGIVVGAAIAAVLLSRE; this is encoded by the coding sequence GTGGCAACCGTTCCCGTCGATCTCAACCGCGGCCGAACTCACCAGTTCGACGTTCCCGACAGCGTCACGGTTGAAGGCTCGTTTACTGTGGAGCTCGAAAACCACGGCGCGCCGACCCACGTGCATCTCAACTTCGACGACGACCTCTCCCGTATCGCCACTCTCACGGATGGCAACCACTACGTCGAAGGCGACGCGACCCACGAGGTGTTCGTCGACGTCGAACCGATCTCTGAACCGGTCACCGGCCGTCTGAAGGTCGTTACCGGGTACGGAACCGAGACGGAATACGTGTCCGTGACCGTCGAACCCGGGCGGGCCGGAAAGCCGCCGGTCGAAGTCGACGAGTCGCTGGGCAAGCCGAACGCCGGAAAGTCGGCCGGATCGAAATCCCCCGATTACGTCCCGCTCCAGGAGCGGGCCGAGGAGGCCATCCCGGAGGGGCCACAGCTCGCGGTCGGGATCGTCGCGGCCGTCGCGGTCGTGCTCGCGGTCATTGTCGGACTCTCGATCGGCTCGACGGCCGTCCTCGTCGGGACCGGGATCGTCGTCGGCGCCGCGATCGCGGCGGTGTTGCTCTCCCGAGAGTAG
- a CDS encoding BGTF surface domain-containing protein has translation MPETLQQAVTGLDSRRAVLLVAVLAVAAALAVPATVAADTKTNTTENETTETPEFDQQLVSVAPPEKATLGIDAPGEDPFQIEIDMGDQFHLEATVVDHDDDVRILLATGDVRAEDPDEYLSAENAGLENVAVHANELERDRPPGGLHDLRISVGNETLDHAVLEVKPIVVFDRIDEFEPDESQTIAGQADLDDGERIQVRVRSTGNGAFLLSEEAVVEDERFEATFDASNVQPGADFEVTARHDNQTVGSTTGTVVDSTAGESDDDDRTQESHGVVLVYEGDLLELEAAPDQRIAGEADLEEGESVSVRVRGESDGISFLVTNQTTVDEHGTFEVTVDLDEISPGTEFTVHVRADDDPDVQGSAPGVVVESTDGASDGGDGETDTQIDDGESDDGTLSIPGDALGGIGALVAGAGIAVLGIGLILGIGRRQ, from the coding sequence ATGCCCGAAACCCTCCAACAGGCTGTGACCGGGCTGGACTCGAGGCGCGCAGTGCTCCTCGTTGCAGTCCTCGCAGTCGCGGCTGCCCTCGCGGTTCCCGCAACGGTTGCAGCGGACACGAAGACGAACACGACCGAGAACGAGACGACCGAAACTCCCGAATTCGATCAACAGCTCGTAAGCGTTGCGCCCCCCGAAAAGGCGACGCTCGGGATCGACGCGCCCGGCGAGGATCCCTTCCAGATCGAGATCGATATGGGTGACCAGTTCCACCTCGAAGCGACCGTCGTCGATCACGACGACGACGTGAGGATCCTTCTCGCCACCGGAGACGTTCGCGCGGAGGATCCCGACGAATATCTCTCGGCGGAGAACGCTGGCCTCGAGAACGTCGCGGTCCACGCGAACGAACTCGAGCGGGACCGGCCGCCCGGCGGGCTCCACGATCTGCGGATTTCCGTCGGCAACGAGACCCTCGATCACGCCGTTCTGGAAGTGAAACCGATCGTCGTGTTCGACCGGATCGACGAGTTCGAACCCGACGAGAGTCAGACCATCGCCGGTCAGGCGGACCTCGACGACGGCGAGCGGATACAGGTCCGAGTCAGGTCGACCGGAAACGGGGCGTTCCTGCTGTCGGAGGAGGCCGTCGTCGAGGACGAGCGGTTCGAGGCGACGTTCGACGCGAGCAACGTCCAGCCCGGTGCCGACTTCGAGGTGACTGCCCGCCACGACAACCAGACGGTCGGCTCCACGACGGGGACAGTCGTGGATTCGACGGCCGGCGAATCGGATGACGATGACAGAACTCAGGAGAGTCACGGTGTCGTTCTCGTGTACGAGGGCGACCTGCTCGAACTCGAGGCCGCACCCGACCAGCGGATCGCCGGGGAGGCTGACCTCGAGGAGGGCGAATCTGTCAGCGTTCGGGTCCGCGGCGAGTCGGACGGCATCTCGTTCCTCGTCACGAACCAGACCACCGTCGACGAACACGGCACCTTCGAGGTCACTGTGGATCTCGACGAAATCTCACCCGGAACCGAATTTACTGTCCACGTGCGGGCGGACGACGATCCCGACGTACAGGGATCGGCGCCCGGCGTCGTCGTCGAGTCCACCGACGGTGCGAGTGACGGTGGCGACGGCGAAACAGATACCCAGATCGACGATGGCGAGTCCGACGACGGGACACTCTCTATTCCGGGAGACGCGCTCGGAGGCATCGGTGCACTCGTCGCCGGGGCCGGTATCGCGGTCCTCGGGATCGGGCTAATCCTCGGAATCGGCCGCCGTCAGTAG
- a CDS encoding 50S ribosomal protein L1: MADSIEQAVTRALEEAPPREFRETVDLAINLRDLDLNDPSNRVDESVVLPAGTGQDTTIVVFAEGETAVRAREVADQVLDSDDLEDLGDDDDAAKDLADDTDFFVAEANLMQDIGRYLGTVLGPRGKMPTPLQPDDDVVETVNRMKNTVQLRSRDRRTFHTRVGAADMSAEEIADNIDVIVRRLEADLEKGPLNIDSVYVKTTMGPSVEVPA; encoded by the coding sequence ATGGCAGACTCAATCGAACAAGCAGTTACTCGCGCACTCGAGGAAGCGCCGCCCCGGGAGTTCCGGGAGACGGTCGACCTCGCGATAAACCTGCGCGATCTTGACCTCAACGATCCGTCGAATCGCGTCGACGAGTCGGTGGTTCTGCCGGCCGGAACCGGACAGGACACCACCATCGTCGTCTTCGCGGAGGGCGAAACCGCCGTCCGCGCCAGAGAAGTCGCCGACCAGGTACTCGACTCCGACGACCTCGAGGACCTCGGCGACGACGACGACGCCGCGAAAGATCTCGCGGACGACACCGACTTCTTCGTGGCCGAAGCGAACCTGATGCAGGACATCGGCCGGTATCTCGGGACCGTGCTCGGTCCCCGTGGGAAGATGCCGACCCCGCTTCAGCCCGACGACGACGTCGTGGAGACGGTGAATAGAATGAAGAACACGGTACAGCTCCGCTCCCGCGACCGGCGCACGTTCCACACGCGTGTCGGCGCGGCGGACATGTCCGCCGAGGAGATCGCCGACAACATCGACGTCATCGTCCGTCGGCTGGAAGCTGACCTCGAGAAAGGGCCACTCAACATCGACTCCGTCTACGTGAAAACCACGATGGGGCCGTCCGTGGAGGTGCCCGCATGA
- a CDS encoding inorganic phosphate transporter: protein MIEPLLLIGLVVALFVGFNIGGATTGPAFGPAVGADVISKGMAAALMSVFFLVGAWTIGRRVVDTLGQELVHDPGVFTIEASIVVLFFIGGALFIGNYFGVPASTSMTAVGAIAGLGIATGQLNWAVMGEIAVWWIVAPIIGFWVSGVIGRYFYTRINRWVSITQTEGALIELDRSGAVPVPRKGPETTTREFVGVVILISIGCLMAFSSGTSNIANAIAPLYGAGVEMDPLILLGSAAVAVGAFTIARRTLDTLGNDITDLPLTAAIVVAVVSSAIVVGLSAIGIPASFVIIATMSIVGLGWGRATRSVTVSEGLRGKEQPTVSVGALAADEPGEEAPGIGEEEPEDIPSAADLFDPTTTGRVIVMQNLVPIISTVGAYATFWVLFSFWW from the coding sequence ATGATCGAACCGCTTCTTTTGATCGGGCTCGTCGTCGCCCTGTTCGTCGGTTTCAACATCGGGGGCGCGACGACCGGGCCGGCGTTCGGGCCCGCGGTCGGTGCAGACGTCATCTCGAAGGGGATGGCGGCCGCGCTGATGTCGGTGTTCTTTCTCGTGGGCGCGTGGACGATCGGCCGGCGCGTCGTCGACACGCTGGGGCAGGAACTCGTTCACGATCCGGGTGTTTTCACCATCGAGGCGAGCATCGTGGTGCTGTTTTTCATCGGCGGGGCGCTGTTTATCGGTAACTACTTCGGCGTTCCAGCGTCGACGTCGATGACTGCCGTCGGCGCGATCGCCGGTCTCGGCATTGCGACCGGACAACTCAACTGGGCCGTAATGGGGGAGATCGCCGTCTGGTGGATCGTCGCGCCGATCATCGGGTTCTGGGTCTCCGGGGTAATCGGCCGGTACTTTTATACGAGAATCAACCGCTGGGTGTCGATCACGCAAACCGAGGGCGCGTTGATCGAACTCGATCGGTCGGGGGCGGTTCCTGTTCCCAGAAAGGGACCGGAGACGACCACCCGGGAGTTCGTCGGCGTCGTGATCCTGATAAGTATCGGCTGTCTGATGGCGTTCTCCTCGGGTACGTCGAACATCGCGAACGCGATCGCTCCCCTGTACGGCGCGGGCGTCGAGATGGACCCGCTGATCCTGCTGGGCAGCGCCGCGGTCGCGGTGGGTGCGTTCACGATCGCCCGCCGGACGCTGGACACGCTCGGAAACGACATCACTGACCTCCCACTCACGGCGGCGATCGTCGTCGCCGTCGTCTCGTCTGCGATCGTCGTCGGGCTCTCCGCGATCGGGATCCCGGCGTCGTTCGTCATCATTGCGACGATGTCGATCGTCGGCCTCGGCTGGGGACGGGCCACCCGTTCGGTCACGGTCTCGGAGGGGCTCCGGGGCAAAGAGCAGCCGACCGTCTCCGTCGGGGCTCTCGCGGCCGACGAGCCGGGCGAGGAGGCGCCCGGAATCGGCGAGGAGGAGCCGGAAGACATCCCCTCGGCTGCGGATCTCTTCGACCCGACTACCACCGGTCGGGTGATCGTGATGCAGAACCTCGTTCCCATCATCTCGACGGTCGGCGCGTACGCGACGTTCTGGGTGCTGTTTTCGTTCTGGTGGTGA